In a single window of the Oryctolagus cuniculus chromosome 9, mOryCun1.1, whole genome shotgun sequence genome:
- the LOC138843757 gene encoding large ribosomal subunit protein eL24-like, translating to MFTWPLRHLSSSRGAAAMKVELCSFSGYKIYPRHGRRYARTDGKVFQFLNAKCESAFLSKRNPRQINWTVLYRRKHKKGQSEEIQKKRTRRAVKFQRAITGASLADIMAKRNQKPEVRKAQREQAIRAAKEAKKAKQASKKTAMAAAKAPTKAAPKQKIVKPVKVSAPRVGGKR from the exons atgtttaCATGGCCCCTTCGCCATCTTTCTTCTTCCCGGGGAGCCGCCGCCATGAAGGTCGAACTGTGCAGTTTCAGCGGGTATAAGATCTATCCCAGACACGGGAGGCGCTATGCCAGGACCGACGGGAag gttttccaatttcttaacgCAAAATGCGAGTCTGCGTTTCTTTCCAAGAGAAATCCTCGGCAGATAAACTGGACTGTCCTctacagaagaaaacataaaaagggGCAGTCggaagaaattcaaaagaaaagaactcGTCGTGCAGTCAAATTCCAGAGAGCCATCACTGGTGCATCTCTTGCTGATATAATGgccaagagaaatcagaaacctGAAGTTAGAAAGGCTCAACGAGAACAAGCTATCAGGGCTGCCAAGGAAGCCAAAAAGGCTAAGCAGGCTTCTAAAAAGACAGCAATGGCTGCTGCTAAGGCTCCTACAAAGGCAGCACCTAAGCAAAAGATTGTAAAACCTGTGAAGGTTTCTGCTCCCCGAGTTGGTGGAAAACGCTAA